The Cylindrospermum stagnale PCC 7417 genome segment AGGAATCGCTTTCTTTCACATACCGCAGCTAGTTGAAGTTCTGAGAACGCTGACACAGTAAGATTTTTAACAAAAAAATCACTTGTATTTATACTCTATCTTTAGTGCTAAGTTAAAAGTTATTAGCCCATTCTCCCCCACTTTTTAATGTCTCCTGTTTATCCTCGCCGTCAGCGGCAACTTGAAAGCTTAGTCCAAAAGTTAGGTTTGTCACTAAATGCGCCGATAAAGTGGCAACTGCTGGATTTGGGGCTAACTCATCCCACTGTGTCCGAGTCGGCAAATTATGAGCAGTTGGAGTTTGTTGGTGATGCGGTGGTGCGGTTGGTGGCTGCTATTGTGTTATGGAAACATTATCCTGATTGTCCGGTGGGTGATTTTGCGGCGATTCGTTCGGTATTAGTGAGCGATCGCATTCTCGCCCAATTAGCCAGAGAATATGGTTTAGAGCTATACTTACTGGTCGCTGGCAGTGCTACTGCTGATCAAGTTGGTCAGGAGTCACGACTGGCAGATGCTTTTGAAGCAGTTTTAGGAGCGCTTTATTTAAGCACTCACAATCTAGAACTAATTCGCCCTTGGCTAGACCCCCACTTCCAAAAGCTAGCGACAGAAATTCGCCTTGATCCTGCCAGACTGAACTACAAAGCTGCTCTACAAGAATGGACTCAAGCACAATTTAAAGTTTTACCAGAATATCGGGTTGTCGAAGTCAGTCAACCCCACCACACTCAAGAGCGTTTCGCCGCCCAAGTGTGGTTACATGAAAAAATGCTAGGAGAAGGTAAGGGACGCTCGATTAAAGCCGCTGAACAGGCCGCCGCCAAAGTAGCTTTTTTAGCAATTAGCGCACAGGAAAAACCTTAACTGGTTACTGGGGAAGCAGAGGGAACAAATGACAAATGACTAAAACTAAAATTGCTGTCATCGGTGTGGGACGTTGGGGAGTGCATTTACTGCGAAATTTTTTAGCACACCCCCAAGTGAATGTTGTGGCGGTAGTAGACCCCAATCCAGAACGATTGGCAGCGGTAAAACAACAATTTAACTTAGATGAAAATATATTATTAACAACCGAGTGGCAAGCTCTCAAGCAAGTGCCGGGGCTAACAGGGGTGGTAATTGCCACAACTGCTTCCACCCACTATGCCTTAATTAAGGATGCTCTCAACCAGGGTTACCATGTTTTGGCAGAAAAACCCTTAACTCTCAACCCAGTAGAATGTCGGGAACTTTGCCAATTAGCAGAGCAACAACACTCGATACTCATGGTTGATCACACTTATCTATTTCACCCAGCAGTTGAGCGAGGACAAGCTGTAATTCAGGCGGGTAAATTAGGTGATTTACGCTATGGCTACGCTACCCGCACTCATTTAGGCCCTGTCCGGCAGGATGTTGATGCCCTGTGGGACTTAGCTATTCATGATATTGCCATCTTTAACAACTGGCTAAATCAGTTACCTGTAAAAGTGCAAGCAACGGGTACGGTTTGGTTACAAGGGGGAATTCTTGAAGAAGCCTCTTTCTTGTCTGCTCCCAGTCCCCAATCTCCTCTAGCTGATTTAGTTTGGGTGACGCTGACATATGCAGATGGCTTTCAAGCATATATTCACCTGTGCTGGCTCAATCCAGATAAACAGAGACGATTAGGGATTGTGGGTAGCTTAGGTAGCTTGATTTTTGATGAGATGTCTCCCTCGTCGCCTTTAACCTTGCTACATGGTGAGTTTGCACAACAGGGGAATCAATTTATGCCTGTGAATCAACGACAAGAGGTGCTGGAGATAAAAACAGGTGAACCATTGCAGCGGGTTTGCGATCGCTTTGTTGTCTCTATCCTCCAGAATGTTCCCCCAGTGATTTCCTCAGGCCGGGTAGGTACAGACTTAGTGGAAATTCTTGCCGCTTTGACAGCATCCTTAAACCAGGGCGGTAAGCCTATTTTTCTGAACTTAACACATCAAACGCTTTGACACTCTCAGGGAAGACAGCCGCTGAGATTCTTTAATCAAAGACATGACTTACTCAGATAGGATTTCTCCAACCTGAATAGAGGTCTTGTCTCCTAAAGCGTTGCTTGCGTCTAGCGCAAAAGTTCCCATATGCCCTACGGTACTCAATCCTCGACTAAGGATATTTCTAGCTGCGTTTTCGTCCCTATCCATGATGCACCCACACTGACAAACGTGGGTTCTGGTGGATAAGGTTTTCTTAACAATTTCACCGCAGCTAGAGCATTCCTGGCTAGTATATTGCGGATTAACCGCCACCGTGACTTTCTTGAACACTTTGGCAAAGTATTCAAGCCAGACACGAAACTGATACCAAGATACGTCATTAATGGACTTAGCTAGACAATGATTTTTCACCAAATTTTTAATCCTCAAATCTAGCCTTCGGCACGGCGAAGCGCCTACGTAGGCTATCAAGTCGTTAGACTGAACTACGCACCGTGCTAATTTCACAGCATGGTCTTTACGTTGCCTACTTATTTTGAGGTGGCGTTTTCCTAAAATCTGTCTAGCTTTGCCTCGATTTTTTGACCCTTTGACTTTTCTAGAAACGCGACGTTGTGAACGTTTAAGAACCTTTTCTCCTTCACGAAGAAACTTAGGATTCTCAATCATTACGCCATTGGAATCGGTGTAGTATTCTTTTAATCCTACATCCAATCCAATAGTGTTACCAGATGGTTCTATGTTTTCTTGACGGATAACATCAATACAAAATTGACAATAATAACCATCAGCCCGTTTTACCAATCTTACCCGTTTAATTTGGTTGATTTGGTAGAAATGAAGGTCACGAGTCCCCTTGATTTTTAATCTGCCAATACCTTTTTTGTCAGTAAAAGTGATGGATTTACGATCCGAAGCAAGCTTCCATCCTGATGTTTTGTATTCAACAGAACGACAATCTTTTTGGAATTGAGGATATCCCTTTAAACCAGGAATATTCTTCTTGCAATTATCATAAAACCGAGAGATAGAAGCCCATGCTCTTTCTGCACTAGCTTGTCTAGCCATTGAATTGAGTTCATTAGCAAATGGAAAATTAGCCGCTAAGACAGCACAATATTTCTGCAAGTCGTTTTTGCCTGTATCCAAAACATCTATCCATAGCCGAACACAGCTATTACGAATGAATTGTGCAGTCCGAATTGCATCATCTATTGCTGTTAGCTGAACTGATTTCCCGTAAACCTTAAACTCAAAAACTAGCATCTCTCTACCTCTAATCTTATACTACAACTCCCGGCGTAAGATTGTCAATACTTGGTAGCATAAAATTGAAGGCGGTTAAAACCACCCGTGTCGCTTATATCTCTTTCTCTGAAGCCACTGAGCTTTACGCTTACCGGGTATTGCTGTAAGATGATTCACCTTTCAGATGTCCCATTAACACAAGCTTCTCCTTTGGGAAAGCTGGGAATGATGCTTGGTTGGGGCGGGAAACTCACGTCGCAAGTTTCTCCTTTCTCTTCATCTACCACTGCTTTTGAAGAACCGTAAATCCCCAAAGGTGGCTCTTCCCGCCCTTTAGAGTAGCGGCTTCCCCTTGTCCCCTCCCCTTGTTCTTCTGAAGTAGGTAACAGAGAGATATCAATCAAAGGTAATACAATCAGCACTGTCGTACCTTGATGCAAACCCCCACTCTCAAGATTAATTTTACCTCCCATAAGTTCGATTAAGTTCCGGGAAATTGCTAGTCCTAATCCGGTACCCTCAAACTTGCGTGTGCTTGTGTCATTCACCATCACAAAGGGGCGAAATAGTTTGTGCTGCTGGGCAGGATCAACGCCTACACCTGTATCTTTAATAGAAACCATCACTTGAGATTTACCATCAACTTGGTGAATTTCTGTACAAATTGCGATGCTTCCTTCGTCGGTGAATTTAGTGGCATTGCCGATGATATTAATCAGCACCTGCTTGAGTTTTGCCCCATCTGCCTTAATTGGTATCCGTTCACTACCTAGCTCACATTTGAGTTGCAAACCCTTTTGCTGAACATTAACCGACTGTAAATTAATTACCTCTAACAGTATTTGTCGTAAATCAATAGGTTCTGTGACTACTGAGAGTTTTCCCGCTTCAATTTTAGAAATGTCTAGTAACTCATTGATAATGCCTAACAAGTGAATCGCTGTTTCATCGGCACGCTTGAGGAATTCCATTTCTTCTTCCCGGTTATCACACAAGCCCTCCTCAACTAGGCGAACACAGTTAATAATGATATTTAGTGGGTTTCTCAATTCATGAGAAGTTGTAGCTAAAAACTGACTTTTAATTTGATTGGCAGTTTTTGCTTCTTTCCAAGCTATTTCTAGTTCTTCTGCCCAAGCCTTGAGTCGCTCAACCATCTGGTCTAGTGCTTGTGCTAGTTGATTGAACTCCCGGATTTTGAAGTTGTGGGGAATTGGTTGTGCGCTGTGGTGGCTGTGAATATTCAAAGCGTAGTCTCGTAATTCTTCTACAGGACGTGCCAGGTAAGGAGCTAGATACAGCGATGCCAACAAACTTGCGCCAATTAAGCCAACTGTTAAAACAATGAGGATAAGTTTGATTTCCTCTAAACCAAACAGGGCATTTTCCACACTCGTTACAGCTAAAATGATCCATTTTTGCTGCCGCTGTTGTGTCATAGGATTGACAATAGCCGTATAGCCAGCAACTAATTCTTTACCATCTGTAAAATACAAATGTATAGAATCGCTTTGCCCAGCGATCGCTTTTTTAACAATGCTTTTCAGTCGGTCAGCATCCGGATGATTTTGGATATTAGTACCCACTCGGTCTGCCAAAGGATGAAGCAAAATTGTACCATCTTCAGCAATTATTACCGTAGAGCCGGTGAGTGACCCTGGCTGATTTGTAATTTGTTGGTGCAATGCGGTCTGAAGACTTAAGACATAAGCCAAATCCCCACTGCGACTGTAGACTGGCACAGACAAAAGGAATTGCAGTTGATTTTGTGGATCTCTCTTGCCAGTTGTTCCGGCTTTTGGCGGTAATATTGCTTTGATATTAACGTCATCACTAGACAAAGATTCTCTCAATTCACCAATTCTTGTGTCGCCACAACTACTGGCAATGATGTTGCCTTTTTGTAGATTTGTTAATTGAATGCAATCAATTTTGGTTGGTAGTGTTTCCGCTAACTGAGTGAGAAATTTTTGGGCTTTTGCTGGCGAACCTGACTGAATGACTTTTGTTTGACTGGCACTGAGCAAGTTGCTTCTTAGCGCCGCGATAGCATCGATAATTTTATCACCTTTGTTGATGGCGCTTTCTGTTAAGTTTTGCCGGGCAGTTTTCAATAGACTAGAGCGTGCCTTATTCAAGGCGACAATTTCCCCTATAAATAAAACTGGGACAAACAGAATTAATATTCTTGTTACTAAAATTCGACGAAAGGATGATTGACGAGACTTAGCCATCGAGTGTCTCACTTCGCATCTGCAAACCACAACAGCAACAATATGCAATTAGACGGGCTAAATGAGACATTTTATTAAGTTATCACTACTTCATTGTAACTTTTTAAAAGTATCAAATTGCCATTATGCAGAAAGAAACATGGTATACCAAAACTCATAGATGGTAGATGTAAAAGCAACTCGTGTTGCATATGAATACAGGAATCAAATTCGTAAACAGTAACTTGCAGGCAGAAATTTATTTAAGATCAACAGACTAGTACCGCAGGGCGGAATTCAAAATTCAAAATTCAAAATTCAAAATGAATACAGCGTAAGCGTTTCATTGATTTGGAATGGGTGGTTTATTTACGCCGTGCTGTACTAGCAAGGAAAATAACAAAACTATCAAACCTAACTTTATGGAGCAACATCGTCCTCATACCACAGTTGTTTTGGCAATGAGTGCAGATGGTAAAATAGCAGATTTTAGGCGATCGCCTGCTCGGTTTGGCTCAGGGGCTGATAAAGCACACCTGGAAAAGCAAATCGCTGCCTCTGATGCCGTTTTATTTGGTGCTGGTACTCTCCGTGGCTACGGTACAACAATCACCGTATCACAGCCAACACTGCTACAGCAACGTACACAGGAAGGTAAGCCAAACCAGCCAGTTCATATAGTAATTTCGCACTCTGGCAACCTCAATCCGGAAATTAACTTCTTCAGGCAACCTGTGAGACGCTGGTTGCTGACGACAACAGCAGGGGCAATTTTCTGGCAAAAACGCTTACGGTCAATTCCTAACTTGCGGGAAGGCGTGCCGCCTACAACAGGGACAACTTCCGCACAGGAGTACCCTCCAGAATTTGAGCAGATTCTGGTTTTTGAAACACCAACGGGAAAAATTGACCTTGTCGCTGCTCTACAACACCTGGCATCTCTACAGATAACACGCCTAGCGGTCTTGGGTGGAGGTCAATTAGTCGCTTCTATGGTGGAATCTGATTTAATTGATGAATTCTGGTTGACTATCTGTCCGCTCATTTTAGGTGGTGCAGCAGCACCTACACCTGTAGAAGGGCAAGGATTTTTATCCCATTTAGCTCCCAAGTTGCAACTACTAGAAGTTCAAACAGTGGAGGAAGAAGTGTTTTTGCACTATCGGCGGCAATGACCAGTTGTCTTAGATTACTCTAAATAGAGCTTTCGCTAACTTTTGTATCTTAACCAGACGATGGTAAAACCACTCAAGCCTCGTTATTCTGTTGTTTGGACAAACAAAATCGTTGAAGTACCCCAAAATGCCTGGGATGCTTTGGCTATGCCACTAAAAACCCCATTTTTAGAATGGGAGTGGCTGAACAATCTCGAAATCTCCCACAGTGCTACAGCCAAAACTGGCTGGTTACCAAATCACTTGACGTTGTGGCGAGATCGATCACTAATTGCTGCCGCCCCACTTTATCTTAAAGGGCATAGTTATGGTGAATTTGTCTTTGATCAACAGTGGGCAGAATTAGCCTCTCGCATCGGAGTAGAGTATTACCCAAAACTGTTGGGAATGACGCCATTTACTCCCGCCGAAGGCTATCGTTTCTTAATTGCTTCTGGGGAAGATGAGGATGAAATCACAGCTATACTGCTGCATGAAATTGACTCTTTTTGCCTAAAAAATGGCATTTCTGGCTGTCATTTTCTCTATGTTGATCCCGAATGGCGTCCTGTTTTAGAACGGCAGGGTTTTGTTCCGTGGCTGCACCATAGCTATATCTGGGAGAATGCTGGGTTTCAGACTTTTGATGACTACTTGACAGTGTTCAATGCCAACCAGCGACGCAATATTAAGCGAGAGCGTAAAGCTGTGTCTAAGGCAGGTTTACGATTGCAACCGCTAACTGGTGATGAAATTCCTCGATCGCTGTTTCCTTTGATGTACCAATTTTATGCTGATACCTGTGATAAATTTGGCTGGTGGGGTAGCAAGTACCTGACAAAAAGTTTTTTTGACCAGCTAGACGCTAATTATCGTCATCGGGTGTTGTTGATTGGCGCATACAGCGAGCAAGATGACCGCCAGCCTGTAGGGATGTCTTTTTGTCTATTTAAGGGTGACAAACTATATGGGCGCTATTGGGGTAGTTTTCAAGAAATAGATTGCTTGCATTTTGATGCTTGCTATTACGCGCCAATTGAATGGGCGATCGCGAATGGTATCCAAACTTTTGACCCTGGTGCTGGTGGACGCCACAAGAAACGGCGCGGTTTTCCGGCGATGCCGAATTATAGTCTGCACCGTTTTTACAATAATCGTTTAGGACAAATCTTACGCCCTTATATCAATGAGGTGAATCAACTGGAACAACAAGAGATTGAGGCGATGAATGCAGAGTTGCCCTTTAGTCAACGCGATGCGTAAAATACCAAGATTGGCAATAAATAGAGGAATGTACAAACTACACTTGAAAATGTAAGGTAAAACGTTAATGAAATAATTTTGCTTTTGAGAAAACTTATGGATTTGATGGTTGTAGATTTGGCGGCGATTGATAACAAGCTTTCCCAGCGTCATATTGATCTTGACCCCGGTGGATATTTCATTATTTACTTGGATCGGAATGCGCGGTTAATTTATGCCAAGCATTTCACAAATGTGATTGACGATCGCGGTTTAGCTGTCGATCCAGAAACGGGGAAAGTCATTCCTGCACGGGGAAAGGTAGAGAGAACTCACGAAACAGTGTTTAGTGGGAGAACAGCGAAGGAACTTTGTGTGCAGATTTTTGAAAAAACTCAGCCCTGTCCTGTTACCTTATTAGATCATGCCAGCTATTTAGGCCGAGAATTTGTCCGAGCCGAAGTGGCTTTAGTGACAGGGCAAGAGTACATCCAAGATTAGGGTAATGGGGACTGGGAACTGGGCTATGAACGGGAGTATCTCAGTACTCTAGTAATCGCGGCTACACGAAGTAAATTCGTCTGCGTAGACTCAAAGGATTTGAAAACCGCGATCGCGTCGCGTTCCGAAAGGAAAGATGGTTTTTTCCTGTGTAGCCGCGATTTCCATTCATCAAGACTAGACAGATTTTTCCAAAAATTGGATGCTTCCATGATGAACCTCCCAATCTCCCCTTCCCCTACTCAATCAGAAATGTGAATTTTTGTGTAACTTAATTAATTTTATTGATTGAAATTTAATTGTTTTAAATCCAATCAAACTTAGGCTGAAATAAATTAGGGCGCACTTGAATCTCACCTTCCCAACCTGCATCACGCACTTTTTTAACATCCAGACTGTTTTTGACGACGATTGCAATTACATCATCTAAAGTAATACTTTCATATACTAAAACTTCCGCTTGAATGTTAGTAGGCAAGTTTTTTGGCTTATTAATTCTTGTTTGTGTTCCTCTCCTAGCATCAACCTGGGGTGCAAACAAACTTTGTAACTTATGTAATCCTTTCCCTAAATGAATGCCCCGATCAGTAGCTGCATTAGTTTCGCAAAATAGTGTCTTATCTTTCCACATATAGTCAGTCCGAATGTAAAGTAAAACCCAACATGAACTTTTAGAACTAATTAAATAGTGATACAGGAAATTATAGTAAGTAACACTACAAAAAACATATTCTAGTTTTCTATCTATTCTTAGAGGATCAATTTGGTTATATTGGCACTTAAGCTCTCGTAACTTTGTATTAGCAAGCACAGCACCTTGCAAACAAATACCATATAAGTTTTCAATAGACGTAAAATGAACTAAATGTTCAATTTCTCTTTCTGCTACGAA includes the following:
- the rnc gene encoding ribonuclease III, yielding MSPVYPRRQRQLESLVQKLGLSLNAPIKWQLLDLGLTHPTVSESANYEQLEFVGDAVVRLVAAIVLWKHYPDCPVGDFAAIRSVLVSDRILAQLAREYGLELYLLVAGSATADQVGQESRLADAFEAVLGALYLSTHNLELIRPWLDPHFQKLATEIRLDPARLNYKAALQEWTQAQFKVLPEYRVVEVSQPHHTQERFAAQVWLHEKMLGEGKGRSIKAAEQAAAKVAFLAISAQEKP
- a CDS encoding Gfo/Idh/MocA family protein, producing MTKTKIAVIGVGRWGVHLLRNFLAHPQVNVVAVVDPNPERLAAVKQQFNLDENILLTTEWQALKQVPGLTGVVIATTASTHYALIKDALNQGYHVLAEKPLTLNPVECRELCQLAEQQHSILMVDHTYLFHPAVERGQAVIQAGKLGDLRYGYATRTHLGPVRQDVDALWDLAIHDIAIFNNWLNQLPVKVQATGTVWLQGGILEEASFLSAPSPQSPLADLVWVTLTYADGFQAYIHLCWLNPDKQRRLGIVGSLGSLIFDEMSPSSPLTLLHGEFAQQGNQFMPVNQRQEVLEIKTGEPLQRVCDRFVVSILQNVPPVISSGRVGTDLVEILAALTASLNQGGKPIFLNLTHQTL
- a CDS encoding RNA-guided endonuclease InsQ/TnpB family protein; translated protein: MLVFEFKVYGKSVQLTAIDDAIRTAQFIRNSCVRLWIDVLDTGKNDLQKYCAVLAANFPFANELNSMARQASAERAWASISRFYDNCKKNIPGLKGYPQFQKDCRSVEYKTSGWKLASDRKSITFTDKKGIGRLKIKGTRDLHFYQINQIKRVRLVKRADGYYCQFCIDVIRQENIEPSGNTIGLDVGLKEYYTDSNGVMIENPKFLREGEKVLKRSQRRVSRKVKGSKNRGKARQILGKRHLKISRQRKDHAVKLARCVVQSNDLIAYVGASPCRRLDLRIKNLVKNHCLAKSINDVSWYQFRVWLEYFAKVFKKVTVAVNPQYTSQECSSCGEIVKKTLSTRTHVCQCGCIMDRDENAARNILSRGLSTVGHMGTFALDASNALGDKTSIQVGEILSE
- a CDS encoding sensor histidine kinase, whose translation is MAKSRQSSFRRILVTRILILFVPVLFIGEIVALNKARSSLLKTARQNLTESAINKGDKIIDAIAALRSNLLSASQTKVIQSGSPAKAQKFLTQLAETLPTKIDCIQLTNLQKGNIIASSCGDTRIGELRESLSSDDVNIKAILPPKAGTTGKRDPQNQLQFLLSVPVYSRSGDLAYVLSLQTALHQQITNQPGSLTGSTVIIAEDGTILLHPLADRVGTNIQNHPDADRLKSIVKKAIAGQSDSIHLYFTDGKELVAGYTAIVNPMTQQRQQKWIILAVTSVENALFGLEEIKLILIVLTVGLIGASLLASLYLAPYLARPVEELRDYALNIHSHHSAQPIPHNFKIREFNQLAQALDQMVERLKAWAEELEIAWKEAKTANQIKSQFLATTSHELRNPLNIIINCVRLVEEGLCDNREEEMEFLKRADETAIHLLGIINELLDISKIEAGKLSVVTEPIDLRQILLEVINLQSVNVQQKGLQLKCELGSERIPIKADGAKLKQVLINIIGNATKFTDEGSIAICTEIHQVDGKSQVMVSIKDTGVGVDPAQQHKLFRPFVMVNDTSTRKFEGTGLGLAISRNLIELMGGKINLESGGLHQGTTVLIVLPLIDISLLPTSEEQGEGTRGSRYSKGREEPPLGIYGSSKAVVDEEKGETCDVSFPPQPSIIPSFPKGEACVNGTSER
- a CDS encoding RibD family protein yields the protein MEQHRPHTTVVLAMSADGKIADFRRSPARFGSGADKAHLEKQIAASDAVLFGAGTLRGYGTTITVSQPTLLQQRTQEGKPNQPVHIVISHSGNLNPEINFFRQPVRRWLLTTTAGAIFWQKRLRSIPNLREGVPPTTGTTSAQEYPPEFEQILVFETPTGKIDLVAALQHLASLQITRLAVLGGGQLVASMVESDLIDEFWLTICPLILGGAAAPTPVEGQGFLSHLAPKLQLLEVQTVEEEVFLHYRRQ
- a CDS encoding GNAT family N-acetyltransferase, which gives rise to MVKPLKPRYSVVWTNKIVEVPQNAWDALAMPLKTPFLEWEWLNNLEISHSATAKTGWLPNHLTLWRDRSLIAAAPLYLKGHSYGEFVFDQQWAELASRIGVEYYPKLLGMTPFTPAEGYRFLIASGEDEDEITAILLHEIDSFCLKNGISGCHFLYVDPEWRPVLERQGFVPWLHHSYIWENAGFQTFDDYLTVFNANQRRNIKRERKAVSKAGLRLQPLTGDEIPRSLFPLMYQFYADTCDKFGWWGSKYLTKSFFDQLDANYRHRVLLIGAYSEQDDRQPVGMSFCLFKGDKLYGRYWGSFQEIDCLHFDACYYAPIEWAIANGIQTFDPGAGGRHKKRRGFPAMPNYSLHRFYNNRLGQILRPYINEVNQLEQQEIEAMNAELPFSQRDA
- a CDS encoding DUF4346 domain-containing protein, producing MDLMVVDLAAIDNKLSQRHIDLDPGGYFIIYLDRNARLIYAKHFTNVIDDRGLAVDPETGKVIPARGKVERTHETVFSGRTAKELCVQIFEKTQPCPVTLLDHASYLGREFVRAEVALVTGQEYIQD